One part of the Blastocatellia bacterium genome encodes these proteins:
- a CDS encoding sulfatase-like hydrolase/transferase: MADKPNILFILVDQMRMPPSQPNLTPRLEALNQVLSFDPDMQDDNPFLPFFPAFRRLRRHSVRLARHHIASSACVPSRATLITGQYPSRHLVTQTAGMFKQDYDPGFPWLPNNQVPTIGDWFRAAGYTTHYFGRHDFTTPPVPSLEEWGFSDWATSWPSSQGGGPGNLGIFRDIGFADVANTFFNRKALGYETNVRNIYNNTNATSDQTPWFAVAAFVNPHDITGWPLPWLGGAQPLPAKDNGNASDDAFERIGALLRAPAPIPQQGDRSAPPAGGTYQVGLNPQGFPQDNSVLSPNWNSDLKTKPTCQYEASFKISQGFLAQWPQQLWQAAPLPYKSAARAQEWMLAHLQAYVYFQYLVNLEIDKVLATLERNGLLDNTIVIFTSDHGEMGGAHGGQVEKWHNAYRETIHVPFIVSSSLVNPEPDRMRDIDFVTSHIDLAPTLLGFAGYHEAKQSALKSLILGHEVYELPGRDLSLAINGEPASTGNNEPAGVLFVTQDDITLPTDRSSLPATFVNYLKIVKDAIAQGKQQTTEGPIAQPNHVYAYCEAAWKLVRYIDGRRADATSTDAQEFEPDQWELYYLGQDPGEDINLVSWRNGEPVPEPGRIPESWNLTEREVVAALDRLRKELAAAMARVGYAPNGGPASRQELAAVQRFARYDFNAP; the protein is encoded by the coding sequence ATGGCAGATAAACCGAACATCCTCTTTATTCTCGTGGACCAGATGCGCATGCCGCCCAGCCAGCCTAACCTCACCCCCAGGCTGGAAGCACTCAATCAGGTCCTGAGCTTCGACCCCGACATGCAGGACGATAACCCGTTCCTCCCCTTCTTCCCTGCCTTCCGCCGTCTTCGCCGCCACAGCGTCCGCCTGGCCCGGCACCACATCGCGTCGTCGGCCTGCGTTCCCAGTCGGGCGACGCTGATCACAGGCCAGTACCCTAGCCGGCACCTGGTCACGCAGACGGCGGGCATGTTCAAGCAGGACTACGATCCCGGCTTCCCCTGGTTGCCCAACAATCAGGTTCCTACTATCGGCGACTGGTTCCGCGCCGCCGGCTACACCACGCACTATTTTGGCCGTCACGACTTCACGACGCCGCCGGTCCCCAGCCTGGAGGAGTGGGGCTTCAGCGATTGGGCGACGTCGTGGCCGAGCAGCCAGGGCGGCGGGCCGGGTAACCTGGGCATCTTTCGCGACATTGGCTTTGCCGACGTGGCCAACACCTTTTTCAATCGCAAGGCGCTCGGCTACGAGACTAACGTCCGGAACATCTACAACAACACGAACGCCACCTCGGACCAGACGCCCTGGTTTGCGGTGGCCGCCTTCGTCAACCCGCACGATATTACGGGCTGGCCGCTCCCCTGGCTCGGGGGTGCCCAGCCTTTGCCGGCTAAGGATAACGGCAACGCCTCGGATGACGCCTTCGAACGGATCGGCGCGCTGCTCCGGGCCCCGGCGCCGATCCCGCAGCAGGGCGACAGGAGCGCGCCGCCCGCCGGGGGGACGTACCAGGTGGGGCTCAATCCTCAAGGCTTCCCACAAGACAACAGTGTGCTCTCGCCGAACTGGAACAGCGATCTAAAGACGAAGCCCACCTGTCAATACGAGGCTTCTTTCAAGATCAGTCAGGGGTTCCTGGCCCAGTGGCCGCAGCAGCTCTGGCAGGCGGCCCCGCTTCCCTACAAGTCCGCCGCGCGCGCCCAAGAGTGGATGCTGGCTCACCTACAAGCCTATGTTTACTTTCAGTACCTGGTCAATCTGGAGATCGACAAAGTCCTGGCCACCCTTGAGCGAAACGGCCTTCTGGACAATACCATCGTCATCTTCACCTCTGACCACGGCGAGATGGGCGGTGCCCACGGCGGTCAGGTCGAGAAATGGCACAACGCCTATCGCGAGACTATCCACGTGCCGTTCATCGTATCGAGTTCGCTGGTCAACCCTGAGCCAGATCGGATGCGCGACATCGACTTCGTCACCAGCCACATCGACCTCGCCCCCACGCTGCTGGGGTTTGCGGGCTACCACGAGGCCAAACAGTCGGCGCTCAAGTCGCTCATTCTGGGCCACGAGGTGTACGAGCTTCCAGGCCGCGACCTCAGCCTCGCGATCAACGGCGAGCCGGCATCAACAGGGAACAACGAGCCGGCAGGTGTCCTGTTCGTGACCCAGGACGACATCACCTTGCCGACAGACCGCAGCAGCCTGCCGGCGACGTTTGTGAACTACCTGAAGATCGTCAAGGACGCCATCGCGCAGGGCAAACAGCAGACGACGGAAGGTCCCATCGCTCAGCCCAACCACGTTTATGCTTACTGTGAGGCGGCGTGGAAGCTGGTCAGGTACATCGATGGGCGGCGCGCCGATGCCACGTCGACCGACGCGCAGGAGTTCGAGCCCGACCAGTGGGAGCTTTACTACCTGGGTCAGGACCCCGGCGAGGACATCAACCTCGTGAGCTGGCGGAATGGGGAGCCGGTGCCCGAGCCGGGTCGGATTCCCGAGAGCTGGAATCTGACCGAGAGAGAGGTGGTCGCTGCACTCGACCGGCTCCGCAAGGAGCTGGCGGCAGCCATGGCCCGCGTCGGCTACGCTCCCAACGGAGGCCCGGCGAGCAGGCAGGAACTGGCCGCAGTCCAGAGGTTCGCGCGGTACGACTTCAACGCCCCCTGA